A genomic region of Phragmites australis chromosome 2, lpPhrAust1.1, whole genome shotgun sequence contains the following coding sequences:
- the LOC133910181 gene encoding uncharacterized protein LOC133910181 produces MHTQADQPFGEPSRSSSQRDRNPLREYMRTRGSRFLNAIRGLGGCAPQWRGYDQHAMDPSRASHSRRSSSAREEPVRSESRHTSSASARHVSCSGAEAEECTQPPAPEQVTLGSLAPPATMTPPAAASTHQEDVVDYTQQTPCWSDPNAFDWGAAMHATATFTDLLGGQSSHDLNEPGSSHWYQHGEPSAHWTPSEHVLGPSTLPHEDPSAWYMQSRVSGVGYTFGGVPTGQADDDEDDQGHARQGPAQAAGMRATHPPDAYTPGDCVRHRRR; encoded by the coding sequence atgcatacgcaAGCGGATCAACCTTTTGGGGAACCAAGCAGGTCATCATCGCAGAGGGATCGTAACCCTCTCCGGGAGTACATGAGGACAAGAGGATCCCGCTTCCTAaacgctatacgtggtctaggtgggtgtgccccgcaatggagggggtacgaccaacatgccatggacccgtctcgtgcctcccacagcaggcggtcATCCAGTGCTCGTGAGGAACCCGTCCGGTCAGAATCACGACATACATCTTCAGCTTCGGCGCGTCATGTCTCATGTTCCGgtgctgaggccgaggagtgcacgcagcctcctgcgcccgagcaggttacgctgggttcactagcacctccggctacgatgacacctccggctgcagcatctactcatcaggaggacgtcgttgactacacgcagcagaccccttgctggagcgACCCTAATGCTTTTGACTGGGGTGCTGCAATGCATGCGACCGCCACCTTCACTGATCTACTCGGCGGACAGTCCTCCCATGATCTCAATGAACCTGGAAGTTCACATTGGTACCAGCatggcgagccttcggcacactggactccatcggagcacgttctagggccgtccacacttccgcacgaggatccttcggcatggtacatgcagaGCCGAGTAAGCGGGGtgggatacacgttcggtggggttcccacagggcaggcagatgatgatgaagatgaccaagggcacgcaaggcaggggcctgcgcaggctgctgggatgagagccacacacccgccagacgcttacacgccTGGAGATTGTGTGAGGCATCGTCGCCGTTGA